One window of the Polycladomyces subterraneus genome contains the following:
- a CDS encoding helix-turn-helix transcriptional regulator, with amino-acid sequence MNPIEMSEIGEVIRKVRKERGLRLEDLADENISPATVSNIERGVPHVSPTKIHYLMEKLGLDMNQLPELLKDEQQKMQDLWLTLQSIESKLDLGVTEGLWDQLRGLDLDDAHPFAAYYYYLRGKYQKHRRNWKRAEREFSNSIRLADQSEEGKRENIEAASFNELALCSYYQNNLEQAIRYTENGIEAFLPDQGRRYYKYILMTNKAAYLEKAGRYEEALRAVQELWNHLPEIQNISVILYLYELRSVLLRRSGMYDEAIRYAQEGLEIARINKQFDRSFDLWSALGSVYMAKKEWKKAEICYRTALSLKGTFEDEAVFVSAYSDLGTLYMLQEKWEEAEEALSQAIELGRSLNDALRLVGALLVMGECKQKQQQFQQAIPYLEEALSLTEKYGYKQLQYDVLFLLSRCWEQVDREQFSKTIEQMYQVQVELKQQEGQSLLDRI; translated from the coding sequence ATGAATCCGATCGAGATGAGCGAGATTGGAGAAGTTATAAGAAAAGTACGTAAAGAACGCGGCCTTCGGTTGGAAGATCTCGCGGACGAGAATATCTCTCCCGCGACGGTCAGCAACATTGAACGGGGTGTTCCCCATGTCAGTCCGACAAAGATTCATTATTTGATGGAAAAATTGGGTCTGGACATGAACCAGTTGCCCGAGTTGTTAAAAGACGAACAACAAAAAATGCAAGACCTTTGGCTCACCCTGCAATCCATCGAATCCAAGTTGGATCTGGGTGTGACCGAAGGTCTTTGGGATCAATTGCGCGGACTGGATTTGGATGACGCGCATCCATTTGCCGCCTATTACTACTATCTGCGGGGGAAATACCAAAAACATCGCCGCAATTGGAAACGGGCGGAGCGGGAGTTCTCCAACTCCATTCGTCTCGCGGACCAAAGCGAGGAAGGAAAACGGGAAAACATCGAAGCGGCCAGCTTCAACGAATTGGCGTTATGCAGTTACTACCAAAACAACTTGGAACAAGCGATCCGCTACACAGAAAATGGCATTGAGGCCTTTCTTCCTGATCAAGGACGCCGCTACTACAAATATATTCTAATGACCAACAAAGCGGCATACCTGGAAAAGGCCGGACGCTACGAAGAGGCACTTCGCGCTGTACAGGAACTGTGGAACCATCTGCCCGAGATTCAAAACATCTCTGTTATCCTGTACCTATATGAACTGCGATCCGTTCTGCTGCGCCGTTCCGGTATGTACGACGAGGCGATCCGCTATGCACAAGAAGGGTTGGAAATCGCCCGCATCAACAAGCAATTCGACCGTTCATTTGATTTGTGGTCCGCTTTGGGAAGCGTATACATGGCGAAGAAAGAGTGGAAAAAGGCAGAGATTTGCTACCGTACAGCCTTGTCTTTGAAGGGTACCTTCGAAGATGAAGCCGTCTTCGTATCCGCTTACTCCGATTTGGGCACCTTGTACATGTTGCAAGAGAAATGGGAAGAGGCGGAAGAAGCGCTGTCACAAGCCATCGAGTTGGGCCGCTCGCTCAACGACGCTTTGCGATTGGTCGGTGCGCTGCTCGTGATGGGCGAATGCAAACAAAAACAACAACAATTCCAGCAAGCGATTCCGTATCTGGAAGAAGCCCTTTCCCTCACCGAAAAATACGGGTACAAGCAACTGCAATACGATGTGCTCTTTCTGTTGTCCCGTTGTTGGGAACAAGTGGATCGTGAGCAGTTCAGCAAAACGATTGAACAAATGTACCAAGTTCAAGTGGAGCTCAAACAACAGGAAGGGCAATCGCTGTTGGACCGTATTTGA